A window from Lampris incognitus isolate fLamInc1 chromosome 5, fLamInc1.hap2, whole genome shotgun sequence encodes these proteins:
- the LOC130112722 gene encoding transcription factor IIIA-like — protein sequence MDRNGEPHKRFICSFPDCAARYNKQWKLDAHMCKHTGVKPFACARDGCGKSFCTKYHLERHEVSHSGAKSFRCTVDGCADSFTTNSNMRRHVARAHGQGQRTYACDVRGCGLAFRKNKQLRSHVCERHSALPPYQCAHAGCGMRFAFPSRLRRHEKVHMGYPCKEEGCAFTGKTWTELQRHRKESHRPVFECERCAKVLRDSWSLQKHRRVHSDVRVVLNCPRDGCGRSFTTVFNLQSHISSFHDELRPFACAREGCGKTFAMKQSLLRHAVVHDPDRKKMREPRPRRSLASRLSGYKPKKKATGHTESPETAEPRSNVSAVPQSLGNSG from the coding sequence ATGGACCGTAACGGGGAGCCGCACAAGCGGTTCATCTGTTCGTTCCCGGACTGCGCGGCGCGGTACAACAAGCAGTGGAAGCTCGACGCGCACATGTGCAAACACACGGGGGTGAAACCCTTCGCGTGCGCCCGGGACGGCTGCGGGAAGTCGTTCTGCACCAAGTACCACCTGGAGCGGCACGAGGTGTCCCACAGCGGCGCCAAGTCCTTCCGGTGCACCGTCGACGGCTGCGCGGACTCCTTCACCACCAACTCCAACATGCGGAGGCACGTCGCCCGCGCCCACGGCCAGGGGCAGCGGACGTACGCCTGCGACGTGCGGGGCTGCGGACTCGCCTTCCGCAAGAACAAGCAGCTCAGGTCCCACGTGTGCGAGCGGCACAGCGCGCTGCCGCCCTACCAGTGCGCCCACGCGGGCTGCGGCATGAGATTCGCCTTCCCCAGCAGACTGCGACGGCACGAGAAGGTGCACATGGGCTACCCGTGCAAGGAGGAGGGCTGCGCGTTCACGGGGAAGACCTGGACGGAGTTGCAGAGGCACCGGAAGGAGAGTCACCGGCCCGTGTTCGAGTGCGAGCGCTGCGCCAAGGTCCTCCGCGACTCGTGGTCGCTGCAGAAGCACCGGCGAGTGCACTCGGACGTGCGGGTGGTGCTGAACTGCCCGCGGGATGGGTGCGGGCGGTCCTTCACGACGGTCTTCAACCTGCAGAGCCACATCAGCTCCTTCCACGACGAGCTGCGGCCCTTCGCGTGCGCGCGCGAGGGCTGCGGCAAGACCTTCGCCATGAAGCAGAGCCTCCTGCGCCACGCCGTCGTGCACGACCCAGACCGGAAGAAGATGAGAGAGCCTCGGCCCCGGCGGTCTCTAGCCTCCAGGCTGAGCGGCTATAAACCCAAGAAGAAAGCCACCGGCCACACGGAGTCTCCGGAAACCGCGGAGCCTCGGTCAAATGTAAGCGCCGTCCCCCAGTCTCTGGGGAACTCGGGATGA
- the yju2b gene encoding probable splicing factor YJU2B encodes MGERKGTNKYYPPDFDPAKHGSLNGYHKTHPLRERARKLSQGILIIRFEMPYNIWCDGCKNHIGMGVRYNAEKKKVGNYYTTPIYRFRMKCHLCVNYIEMQTDPATCDYVIVSGASRKEERWDMADNEQILTTERTEKEKLETDAMYKLDHGGRDKEKLRKALPSLSEIQDHQASWKDDFQLNSSLRRKFRSEKKVLAEQEEKDNMVRKRTNLSIPLLPEKDEDKKLAALLTYQAADSYKDRQHSKRKEISSRSWFTSSSASSGGAAGSLLHKLGVQGKGAAVAKALGPSPISSPSPLIRRRAESSGSKPEPCATVTRRKSDPGTVNHTGTDPEVTDREEGAHREIGEPQSGQKGTETNGGMSKEEAFNSTEDEGSGLSRAEEYGKEQKQDRCQGGLTSLVADYSDSDSDPGQ; translated from the exons ATG GGTGAACGAAAAGGAACGAACAAATACTACCCTCCAGATTTTGACCCAGCAAAG CATGGCTCGCTCAATGGCTACCACAAGACTCATCCTTTGCGGGAGAGAGCCAGGAAACTGTCTCAGGGCATCCTCATTATCCG GTTTGAGATGCCCTACAACATCTGGTGTGATGGCTGCAAGAATCACATTGGCATGG GTGTCCGCTACAATGCTGAGAAGAAAAAAGTGGGGAATTATTACACCACGCCAATCTACAG GTTTAGGATGAAATGCCACCTGTGTGTCAACTACATTGAGATGCAGACAGACCCGGCCACCTGTGACTATGTGATAGTCAGTGGAGCGAGCAGGAAGGAGGAACGCTGGGACATGGCGGACAATGAGCAGATCCTCACTACAG AGAGGACAGAGAAGGAGAAGCTTGAGACAGATGCCATGTACAAACTGGACCATGGTGGGCGAGACAAGGAGAAGTTGAGGAAGGCCCTTCCTTCTCTGTCAGAGATCCAGGACCACCAGGCCAGCTGGAAAGATGACTTCCAGCTCAACAGCTCACTCCGCAGGAAGTTTAGG TCGGAGAAGAAAGTACTGGCAGAGCAGGAAGAAAAGGACAACATGGTGAGGAAGAGAACCAACCTTTCCATTCCTCTACTGCCAGAGAAGGATGAGGACAAAAAACTGGCAGCGCTGCTCACCTACCAGGCCGCGGACT CCTACAAGGACAGGCAGCACAGCAAGCGGAAGGAGATCTCCTCTCGCTCCTGGTTCACTTCTTCCTCTGCAAGTTCGGGGGGCGCTGCAGGCAGTCTGCTCCACAAACTGGGTGTGCAGGGGAAAGGGGCGGCGGTGGCTAAAGCCCTTGGTCCTTCTCCCATCTCTTCCCCCAGCCCCTTGATCCGCAGACGCGCAGAGAGCTCGGGGAGCAAACCAGAACCTTGTGCTACTGTCACACGGAGGAAATCCGACCCCGGAACAGTCAACCACACAGGAACAGATCCAGAGGTCACAGACAGAGAAGAAGGAGCACACAGGGAAATTGGGGAGCCCCAGTCAGGACAGAAGGGGACAGAGACAAATGGTGGGATGTCCAAGGAGGAGGCATTCAACAGCACAGAGGACGAAGGTAGCGGACTGTCGAGGGCAGAGGAATATGGGAAAGAACAGAAGCAGGACAGGTGTCAGGGAGGTCTGACTTCCCTGGTTGCGGACTACAGTGACTCAGACTCAGATCCTGGACAGTGA